Proteins encoded by one window of Lathyrus oleraceus cultivar Zhongwan6 chromosome 1, CAAS_Psat_ZW6_1.0, whole genome shotgun sequence:
- the LOC127094503 gene encoding histone acetyltransferase HAC12 — protein MSACACMLRRQILLTFVNFFLITTEDGTGIDANTCQLCERENQYFAPVPIFCICCGHSIGRRKTYFCRKDEEFDAERCFCSACYNTSKGGCIAFNGTSVSKENLEKKTNDEVLEEPWVECNKCKRWQHQVCALYNSKKDLDCSAEYICAVCRLREIENGLHVPLQKPTVYGAKDLPRTMLSDHLEKRLFKRLMEVKGSENLDKVLAAESISIREVLSVDKQLKVKKQFLDIIPKNNYPAEFSYKLRVILLFQKIDGVDICIFGLYAKEFGSECGNPNQRCVYISYLDSVKYFRPERVTVEGVALRTFVYHEILIGYLDFCKKRGFSSCHIWACPPLKRDDYILYCHPKEQKTPNKDKLRSWYHSMLKKATEEKIVVGLTNIYDHFFVPTEKGGSKVMLSRLPYFDGDFWCGSAMEKARIIEKESGGDYEKMLKKQVSTRALKTMGHVNPSKDDAKEILVMQKLGQDILPTKENFIVAQLQYSCMHCCEVIMSGKRWFCTECKKFQECERCHTSNEHTLKNGEVHPLCLAVVDDIPSSTKHNDTILENGLFEDRNIFLSFCQKYQFQFDTLRRTKYSSMMILYHLSNPNTMNFGKCCSICCAHNVFQKCWKCEVCPDCTICYACYKDRGADCHEHKLTQNEHKLTENNSTSNGKMVLKQKKFLKYVSQLRNDKSNGRMMLKLEMTLKHLFQCPRTNVKPCPNTSCCQLKKLFNHAKSCKTHIEGGCGHCKKIWTIFISHSMDCKDSECKIQHCSELKKLLEYRGMRSKS, from the exons ATGTCTGCATGTGCTTGCATGCTCCGCAGACAAATTCTACTTACATTTGTCAATTTCTTTCTA ATCACAACTGAAGATGGAACAGGAATCGATGCAAACACATGCCAATTATGTGAAAGGGAAAATCAATACTTTGCACCGGTACCCATTTTTTGTATATGTTGTGGCCACTCCATCGGGAGAAGAAAAACATATTTCTGCAGAAAAGATGAGGAATTTGATGCCGAGCGTTGCTTTTGCTCCGCCTGTTATAATACATCTAAAGGCGGTTGCATTGCATTCAACGGGACATCTGTTTCTAAGGAAAATCTTGAAAAAAAGACAAATGATGAAGTACTTGAAGAACCG TGGGTTGAATGCAATAAATGCAAAAGATGGCAGCATCAAGTATGTGCACTCTACAACAGCAAAAAAGATTTAGACTGCAGTGCTGAGTATATATGTGCTGTGTGCCGCTTAAGAGAAATTGAAAATGGATTGCATGTTCCCTTACAAAAGCCTACTGTTTATGGTGCTAAGGACTTACCAAGAACCATGCTTAGTGACCACTTAGAGAAAAGACTTTTTAAGCGTCTCATGGAAGTTAAAGGAAGTGAGAATCTTGATAAG GTTTTAGCAGCAGAAAGTATTTCTATTAGAGAAGTGTTATCTGTCGACAAACAATTGAAAGTGAAGAAGCAGTTTCTTGACATCATCCCAAAAAATAATTACCCGGCTGAATTCTCTTATAAATTAAGA GTTATACTTCTGTTTCAGAAGATTGATGGAGTAGATATATGCATTTTTGGACTGTACGCCAAGGAGTTTGGCTCTGAATGTGGCAATCCGAATCAGCGTTGTGTGTACATTTCATATCTCGATTCTGTCAAATATTTTAGGCCTGAAAGAGTGACTGTGGAAGGAGTAGCACTTCGTACCTTCGTTTACCATGAGATATTG ATTGGATACCTTGATTTTTGTAAGAAAAGGGGTTTCTCAAGTTGCCACATATGGGCATGTCCTCCTTTAAAAAGGGATGATTATATACTATATTGTCATCCCAAAGAGCAAAAGACTCCAAACAAAGATAAGCTACGCTCTTG GTATCATTCAATGCTTAAAAAGGCTACTGAAGAAAAGATTGTTGTTGGTTTAACCAACATATATGATCATTTCTTTGTTCCTACTGAAAAAGGGGGCTCCAAAGTGATGCTTTCTCGTTTGCCATACTTTGATGGAGACTTTTGGTGTGGTTCTGCAATGGAAAAAGCGAGGATCATTGAAAAAGAGAGTGGAGGAGACTATGAAAAAATGTTGAAGAAACAAGTGTCAACTAGAGCTTTGAAGACCATGGGACATGTCAATCCTTCGAAAGACGATGCTAAAGAAATTTTGGTGATGCAAAAA TTGGGTCAAGATATATTGCCTACCAAGGAAAATTTCATTGTAGCTCAGTTACAATATTCATGCATGCATTGCTGTGAAGTGATAATGTCTGGGAAGCGGTGGTTTTGCACTGAATGTAAGAAATTTCAAGAGTGTGAAAG ATGCCATACTTCAAATGAACACACGTTAAAGAACGGTGAAGTGCATCCACTTTGTCTG GCCGTTGTTGATGATATCCCCTCCAGCACTAAGCATAATGATACCATCCTTGAAAATGGATTATTTGAAGATAGGAACATCTTTTTGAGCTTCTGCCAGAAATATCAGTTTCAGTTTGACACACTCCGACGTACAAAGTATTCTTCAATGATGATCCTCTACCATCTAAGCAATCCTAATACTATGAATTTTGGAAAATGTTGTAGTATTTGTTGTGCACACAATGTGTTCCAAAAGTGCTGGAAATGTGAGGTTTGTCCAGATTGTACCATTTGCTATGCATGCTATAAGGATAGAGGTGCTGACTGCCACGAACACAAGTTGACTCAAAACGAACACAAGTTGACTGAAAATAATTCAACATCAAACGGAAAAATG GTACTGAAACAGAAGAAATTTTTGAAGTATGTATCTCAACTTCGGAATGATAAGTCAAATGGGAGAATG ATGCTGAAACTGGAGATGACTTTGAAGCATCTATTTCAATGTCCCAGAACTAATGTTAAACCCTGCCCTAATACATCATGTTGTCAATTAAAGAAGTTGTTCAATCATGCCAAAAGTTGCAAAACTCATATTGAAGGGGGATGCGGGCATTGTAAAAAGATATGGACTATATTTATTTCTCATTCCATGGATTGCAAGGACTCAGAATGTAAAATACAACATTGCAG TGAGTTGAAGAAGCTTTTAGAATATAGAGGAATGCGTTCTAAATCATGA
- the LOC127094510 gene encoding uncharacterized protein LOC127094510, with protein sequence MEYKSWIPMADERKDSSVDRGFSTDWRDCPEMEEIRKWLREKILQIPNRLWQERTCVSYVEIFLWAAASSKEEYMNLETLTRRVQAVLIESAAIHRMRKGGQSGPSTVHDMPRVPDDRSSIPPVANMDMHSNLPVYGGGSYLDANTRPISNYFPHQHTINCDTDILQPTESKKMIYGFSDPFPGWKSCLESQDTWKYQPQMLDFHMNSTVRHDVNDQLIQPYSSQTPLEVQQLSQFPPLSSINFESNGEELTNPMFHSSGIRGINNNEADDMVKQILEEPSLESNDVMEINSEEFVASLKSRKRTLDMDPFATGREVMQGFTLNSSLPTLTEPIPVSLNNQLIQPYSSQTPLEVQQLSQFPPLSSINFESNGEELTNPMFHSSGIRGISNNEADDMLKQILEEPSLESNDVMEINVEEFVTSLKSRNRTLDMDPFATGREVMQGFTLNSSLPTLTEPIPVSLNNQLIQPYSSQTPLEVQQLSQFPPLSSINFESNGEELTNPVFHSTGIRGINNNEADDTLKQILEEPSLESNDVMEINVEEFVASLKSRKRTLNMDPFATGKEVMQGIAELDSGFTLNSSLPTLTVDVFPIDGEDIQDTTEFWTNTKKKVDEPTTDQETQTKSSNTIVNEIDRNKSMEIDIIPVPIPIDVIGFNKEEKVVKRKVSEPKVDQEKQLKSLNTTDDVISLIDSFTHDQITQHINSLRKESLQVSTPSSSVFNHPGVFRYCCYMFCHELTVPKGYAIWLKLMNDTSFYLWMLYMHPIMKL encoded by the exons ATGGAATACAAGAGTTGGATTCCCATGGCAGACGAAAGAAAGGATTCATCAGTTGACAGAGGATTCTCCACAGACTGGAGGGATTGTCCTGAAATGGAAGAAATTCGTAAATGGTTAAGAGAAAAAAT TCTTCAAATACCAAATCGTTTATGGCAAGAAAGGACGTGTGTATCTTATGTGGAAATCTTTCTCTGGGCAGCTGCTTCTTCAAAG GAGGAATATATGAACCTGGAGACACTGACTCGCCGTGTGCAAGCTGTATTGATTGAATCTGCTGCTATTCATCGCATGCGAAAAGGGGGACAATCCGGCCCTTCTACTGTTCATGACATGCCTCGTGTTCCTGATGACCGTTCATCAATTCCCCCGGTTGCTAATATGGATATGCATAGTAACTTACCTGTTTATGGCGGCGGAAGCTATCTGGATGCTAACACCAGACCCATTAGCAACTATTTTCCTCATCAACACACAATTAATT GTGATACTGACATACTACAACCTACCGAAAGTAAAAAAATGATTTATGGATTTTCCGATCCTTTTCCTGGCTGGAAGTCTTGTTTAGAATCACAAGATACATGGAAATATCAACCACAAATGCTGGATTTTCATATGAATTCTACTGTAAGACATGATGTTAATGACCAGTTGATTCAGCCCTATTCCTCTCAAACACCTTTGGAAGTGCAGCAACTGTCGCAATTTCCCCCTCTCTCTTCTATCAATTTTGAGAGCAATGGGGAAGAACTTACTAATCCGATGTTTCATTCTTCGGGAATTAGAGGGATAAACAACAATGAGGCAGATGATATGGTTAAACAAATCTTAGAGGAGCCAAGCCTTGAAAGCAATGATGTGATGGAAATCAACTCAGAGGAATTTGTCGCTAGTTTGAAATCTAGAAAGCGTACTCTCGACATGGATCCTTTTGCTACTGGTAGAGAGGTTATGCAGGGCTTTACATTGAACTCCAGCCTTCCTACTCTCACCGAACCCATACCAGTATCTTTGAATAACCAGTTGATTCAGCCTTATTCCTCTCAAACACCTTTGGAAGTGCAGCAACTGTCACAATTTCCCCCCCTCTCCTCTATCAATTTTGAGAGCAATGGGGAAGAACTTACTAATCCGATGTTTCATTCTTCGGGAATTAGAGGGATAAGCAACAATGAGGCAGATGATATGCTTAAACAAATCTTAGAGGAGCCAAGCCTTGAAAGCAATGATGTGATGGAAATCAACGTAGAGGAATTTGTCACTAGTTTGAAATCTAGAAACCGTACTCTCGACATGGATCCTTTTGCTACTGGTAGAGAGGTTATGCAGGGCTTTACATTGAACTCCAGCCTTCCTACTCTCACCGAACCCATACCAGTATCTTTGAATAACCAGTTGATTCAGCCTTATTCCTCTCAAACACCTTTGGAAGTGCAGCAACTGTCACAATTTCCCCCCCTCTCCTCTATCAATTTTGAGAGCAATGGGGAAGAACTTACTAATCCGGTGTTTCATTCTACGGGAATCAGAGGGATAAACAACAATGAGGCAGATGATACGCTTAAACAAATCTTAGAGGAGCCAAGCCTTGAAAGCAATGATGTGATGGAAATCAACGTAGAGGAATTTGTCGCTAGTTTGAAATCTAGAAAGCGTACTCTCAACATGGATCCTTTTGCTACTGGTAAAGAGGTTATGCAGGGCATAGCTGAATTGGACAGTGGCTTTACATTGAACTCCAGCCTTCCTACTCTCACCGTGGATGTTTTTCCTATTGATGGAGAAGATATTCAAGACACAACTGAGTTCTGGACAAACACCAAAAAGAAAGTTGATGAGCCAACAACTGATCAAGAGACACAAACCAAGTCCTCAAATACTATAGTTAATGAGATAGACAGAAACAAATCAATGGAAATTGACATTATACCGGTTCCTATTCCTATTGATGTAATTGGATTCAACAAAGAGGAGAAAGTTGTTAAAAGGAAAGTCAGTGAGCCAAAAGTTGATCAAGAGAAACAATTAAAATCCTTAAATACAACCGATGATGTTATTTCCTTGATTGATTCTTTCACACATGATCAAATAACACAACATATTAATAGTCTGAGAAAGGAATCTCTTCAGGTTAGTACACCATCTTCTAGTGTTTTCAATCATCCTGGTGTGTTTAGGTATTGTTGTTATATGTTTTGTCATGAACTGACTGTCCCAAAAGGTTATGCTATTTGGTTAAAGCTCATGAATGATACTTCTTTTTATCTTTGGATGTTATACATGCATCCTATCATGAAACTTTGA